The genomic interval GTGCTTTATTTGCTAAATACCATCTCACTAAAACTGCATTAGGCTTAAAAATACTCCAGTTGAGCAAGGAGAAGGGTTGGCTTATCCCACCACCACTTCAAGTAAAGAGACCTGAGTCAATTAACGCATAAATTTTAATTTAATCCTGCCCCTCGGGCGGAATTTTTTTACTTAATTTTAAGCCAATCAGATAGAGCTCATGAGAATGACCTGATACCAACAATTTATATTAGTGCAACCATGATTACTTTCGCCCAGGCTTTTGCAGACAATGGTGGGACGATCGCTCTTAACACGCTTATCACCTTCCATAAGCCGTAACCTGCGTGGCCAGGATCCTATCTCTGATAAAATAACAAATTGTCCACGTTATTGATTTTCCAGACGAGCTTATTATTCAAGAGTGGAACGAGTGTGTTATTTCGCTTTACGATTTGGGTAGTACCAACAAAGCTGAGGGCAGCCTTGTTTTCAAAATTGTAAAAAAAGCCTTTCCTTGGTAAAAAGGGAATGAACGACGACATATTTACCTCAGCCTATCCTGGTGGTGATCGAGATAGCTAAATCCCAAAATGTTGACGAAAGTCATCATCTACGCCCCGTCAAATCGCTAAGGCGGATTGCAAAAACATCATGTTTATGTGGATTGCAGGCCAGCAACGACTATCTTGAGCATTACTTTGTCGATGGTACGAATATTGAAGCGAATGCTAACCGCAATACGTTTGTTTGGGGAAACGTGGTTTTTGAAGTAGCTTTAGAGGAACAGTGAGGGGAGCGGCAACCTAGGACTTTATTTCTCAGACCATAGCTGCGCTGTTTTTATAGTAAGTCTAGTCTAAATAGCCTTGTGAGGTCGTTATGGCGATGAATTTCCTACATCCTGAGGTAGCCCCCATATCGATCAATAGGGATTTGTATATCTGAAACTCAACTCCACCAAAGAATTCGTTGCAATTTTTTCGGCCCTGTTGACTGTAAAGAATCCCGTATCTGACCGACCATGATAGCCTACATCGAATCGATCTAGGACCGGTATGTGAATCTAAACATGTCGTCCATATACTATAAGGGATGCTTACTGTTATAAAACATCCCTTTTCCTTACACATAGGTTTGTCGAATGTTCTATATGCAGAACATCCTGTTTCAGAGGTGATAGTGCATGCGACTCGTCGATATAAATAAAAGCATCGTACCTTTGCGAGATGATAGAAGGAACGTAGTTACCCCGATCATGCCATGAATTGTACACCACGCCAATCGCCCGATGTCCGACTGGTTCAACAAAGAGAGACTCCTCTCGGTCAAAAAGAAGCATTTTATCAAAGGCGCCCGCACGATGCATTATATCCTCCCAGCTGTTCTGTTGGGCATCCGGCACCTTCATGGTCTTGATTTCCCCGCCCCATCGGTCGGACGCGGTAACGGTTCCCCGATGCGTACCGAAACCGACCACATATACTCGCTCTTCACCGTACTTCTCCCGAACCAACTGTCCTACGTTTATCATTCCATCTGCGTTCATATCCGTTGCCCGAGCGTCGCCGATATGCGTATTATGCTCCCATACAATGGCCTTGGCTGCTTGACCGTGATATGATTTAATCCTTTCCAACGCTTCGACCATATGATGGTCCCGTACGTTCCATGAATCGGGTCCTCCTCGCACCATCGACCGGAAGTATCGTTCGGCATTCACCGCGACCAAAGCATTCAGCTCATCGCTGAGCAACGCATCATCAACGTTATCGCATCGCTGTCTTCTGGTCTGAAGATTGCCCAGTAGCTTCACAACCTCTTCCTCGCAGCTTTCGGATAAAAATGCGGCGGATACCCCATAATTTTGCGGCTCTCGGCCATAAGGATCAAAGCAGGCAAAAGCTTTGCGAGCTGCATCCAGTTCCGGAGAACCCGTCTTTTCCAAATGCTTTAAAATTTCATCAATGGATTCCCACAAGCTATACACGTCGATGCCATAAAAACCGACCTTATTCTTTACTAATTGAGGCTTATTGTAATCATAAAGCCATTGCGTAAACTGCAAAATTTCTTCGTTTGCCCACATCCAGGTCGGCCAGCGGGTATAATTGCGAAGCGCCTCTCGGGCGTTTGACGCAGACCCGACATATTGTTTCACATAACGATTCAGTGTATAACAAGACGGCCAGTCCCCCTCCACTGCGATAAAGGAGAATCCTTTCTCGGCAATCAACTTCTTGGATAACTCTGCTCTCCATGTATAAAATTCAGACGTGCCGTGAGATGCTTCTCCTAGCAATACAAAATCCGCATCCCCGATCGCTTGAACTAATGCGTCAAGATCGTCCACGCCTTCCAATGGAACCATGGTGTCTTCAATTTTCCCCACTGCATTCTCGCTATTCATTCATGATCATGCCCCTATCCATCAGTGTCGCAGTACGATTTGCCATCATTATATCGTTTCCTGAAAAAACTTCATTATGTAGACAAAAGTGACTGATCAGAAAACCTTAATTTACGTCATCACTCGACCGGTTTGGAAGTCTTAACTCACTTCTTACATGTGCACACATCGGTCTAACACCTAGGGTAGTTTGTTAAATACGTAGCTTGTCAAAGACAAATGAACGTCATAGAACCGTGCCATTGCGAAAAACCAAGGAGCTAGAAAGGACGAGCTATTCAGAAGGGAGCGAATTGAATCAAAAGAAAGAGGGGTGGCTACTTGCATTATTCGGGTTAGGATCTATAACCGGTACAGGATCAGGATTTATTTCTGCTTGGTCTAGTTTAGTAATCGAAAAAAAGCGGTTCTCAGTTATTTCTAATTTCTTCCTTGCATCTGTTGGTACTTTTTTAAGTTTTTCAAGCCTTAACGAAAACGTATGCCGAACACTCGGAGAAGGAATCATTCCTTATGTATTCCAAGCTAGCTCATCCATGGTCGGTTATATTGGGTTATCCGAAATGCATATTCTCGGTAGCCAATTGACAGACATCGGTATATTTGCAAAATTCAGTTCCTAAATATTCCGCTATGGTTACTAACAAGTGATACGCAGCTCCAGGCGTTGGGGTCATTTTGCTACCGCCTGTTTTGATAAATCCGTTAATATATTAGCCATCGTCAAATTGGCGGCCTCCGAGGATCATTTAACTGTAAGGGAGAGCGTATTGTATTTTTGAAACTCTCCGCGCCTGTATAGGTGAGTATGAAGCCACCGAACTGCATATGAATTGCGAGGAAAAGGCTGTCGACAATCGACAGCCTTACGAAAGTTACCTAAATCGAAATTCATTCCTATTCTGTTTCTTTCTTGGTTTCCTGATATGATCGATTAGCAGCTTGGTTGATGTTTTCATCGATCTCGGATTCACCTTGAATTTCGACAGCTGCCCCAATTTGATTATTCAACTGCTCTTCGGTTTGCCCTATTCCATGCGCTCCTTGATGGTTTCTGCTTGTTGTCATTTTTTATTTCCTCCAATTTTTAGTAGGCCTATATAAGCCTTAACCTTACAATAAACAAAATGACAGTTGAATATGCGTCTGCCTCAATGGAGAGCTTCTACTCGCATTTGAAGACAGAAGCGCTCTACCCTTATGTTAGTAGAAGAACAAAGCTGAATTGAAGAATATATACACTTTTACAACAATAAGCGTCCGCAAAGAAAACTAAACAAGCTGGCTCCGATTCAGTACCGGCTCCAGCTTGTTAGGTAGGGTCTTTTATTCAGTGTCCACTATATGGAATCTTGACCAGCATCATCGGTTTTCCATATGGGTTTTACCAATGTCTACTATAAGGGAGGCACTTCACTTGCTGTGAAGGTTCTTTAGCATCCCTAATTTTAGTATACTGCCTTCGCCAAATAAATTTAAGAGAAAAATGTAAACTTCAATCCCATACCTTTGGCCGCTTTAATCCGGCTACTCTTAAATAATCTAAAAGTTGACCTGAATGGACTGCTTCATGGTATGCAATTCTTAAAAGCATGTCGCCTAATGATCGAATGTAGCCTACGTCTTTTCTATCAATCTGGATTCTTGTTAAATCCTCTTGTGTATAGGATTTTACTGTATTCATAAATTCATTCCGATAGGTTTCTGAAAAGATGAGTTCCTCTTTGAGCGTTGTAAAAGTACGAGCCTCGTAAGGGGATTCATAAGCGGTTAGACTTCCTTCATTCAACAAGGCAAGATGGTAATAATGCTCACTATCCAGGACGTGGCGGATCATCTCTTTTATGCTCATTGCTTCTGAATCAGGCCTCCAGTCCAAAAACTCATGCGGAATACTTCCCCAAATAATCATGCTTCTGCGTCGAATCTCATTTAAATTCTGAATTATGGCTTCTATAGCGTTCATAGCTGCTTCCTTTGAACAGTCGTTATCTGCGGTGGGTTGCTCAGACTTGAAACCGCTCGAGAACTGCTTAAATTGCTTGGCTTAACGGACTTAATCGGATTAAGAAGCCGAGACCGAGAACGTACTTAAAAACGTTTTTCATGAACCCCTGCATTAATTGGGGGTTCCTTTGAGTTGCGAAATTGTTTTAATCTAGAACTCCCACTATTTTTCCAATTATCTCAGTGTTTACAAGTATTTTTGAGAATAAGCGGTAATCCAAAGGATGAACCAATGCACTACTGTGAAATATTTAGTGTTTGGCTGGCTTCAACTGTAACAAAAGGTATCGTTTTCTGTTACCAAGCATACTTAAACCACGCTGGAGACAAAGACTAAACAAATACTCATTGAACAAGCAAAGATGGAGATTAAAGAATGTGATACATTGCTTACTGATACGGAATTACTTCCGTACCTATGATGCCTGAAAGACCTCCTGTTAAACTTAATGTAAGATTCACTGATCCTGAAATTGTTGCTAAAATTGCCTCTGACACATCACTTGGACTTGTTGCGTGTAGCCAAAGTTATGGGTCAGTCTATTAGAGAGGATATTGGAGTTTCATTCGCGAAATATCATCTCACTAAAACTGCATTAGGCGTTAAAATACTCGAACTTAGCAAAGAAAAAGGCTGGCTTTTTAATACCAATTAATATTGAGTATAAATTTAAGCTTTACTACAAAATATATAATTGTATTAAAATCAAAACTAGAGCGAGGTAATCAAATGAAAAAGATTTTATTAATTGGCTTTATCAGCTGTTTAATGATGTTCAACTCAATTTCTGTATCAGCGGAAAGTAACGCTATTACACCGGGACAGGAGCTTCGTTACGATGTCAATCTCGTTACTAATGACACTAATCGTGCATTAAATACAGATGACTATCAAAATTATCGAATCAATAATTACAATACACCTTTGAATGCTAACAACTATAGAACAACTGCAACATCAGATAATCGTGGTTCAAATTGGGGTTGGCTTGGTCTTTTAGGTCTTCTTGGACTAGCAGGTATGAGAAGCCGAGCAACTGATCGTGACCGTGATCGAGCATAAATACTTATCCCCCTTTGTTAGTCAAAGGGGTTTTCTTTTTATTTTACATTCGAGCTTTAGCAAGATATGGGCTTAGTTTTGCTGTAATTACGAATGAAATAGACTTGATTTCCATTTAGCGGAACAGGTAGTTAGCACTTGTGTTTTTTTGGGTTTAGGCATTTGCGTTAGAATTAGCAATACCCGATCTCTATCAGTCTTTTAAGAATGTCAAAAACTTATCACATTTTCTTCATATTTATTGTTATTTGATAAAACGTTCAACAAAATGAAGCTCCAATACGACTTCGGCTTAAGCAAAATTTATGAGCTCGTCATTAACTCCAACCCCTGCTATGCGTTTCTTCTAGAGGGCAATTCTCTAATTCAAAATAAACTCATCGTCGCCCATGTGCTCGCTCACTGTGATTTTTTCAAAAACAACGCTCGCTTTGGTGTAACCAACCGCAATATGGTTGAGAGCATGTCTGCTACAGCGGATCGTATTCATCAATATGAAATGGATCATGGCACAGAAGCAGTCGAGAAGTTTATCGATGCAATACTCGCCATTCAAGAGCATGTCGATCCAACGCTCATTAAGCCTTATCAATTAGATAAGAAACGTTATATCGAAATGGTGCAAAAGGACAGCGAGCGCTCGGAGTGGAATATCCCTTCCTCCTCTTACGATGACTTGTGGAATCTGGACCCGGATCGGACGGCTGCCGCCGCATCAGCCGCTCAATCACAGGCCGCTGACGCCAAACGGTTTCCGCCACGGCCAGAAAAAGATCTCGTCTGGTTCATTGAGGAGTACTCCCCTACTCTTGAGGATTGGCAGCGCGACATTATATCTATGCTTCGCGATGAGATGCTCTATTTCTGGCCGCAAATTGAGACCAAGATTATGAACGAAGGCTGGGCTTCGTACTGGCATCAGCGAATCATACGCGAGCTTGATCTGACTAGCGATGAAACAATTGAGTTTGCTAAGCTAAACTCCTCTGTCGTGCAGCCATCCCGGCACACCTTGAATCCCTATTATTTAGGCTTGAAAATATTCGAGGATATCGAGC from Paenibacillus sp. FSL K6-3182 carries:
- a CDS encoding erythromycin esterase family protein, coding for MNSENAVGKIEDTMVPLEGVDDLDALVQAIGDADFVLLGEASHGTSEFYTWRAELSKKLIAEKGFSFIAVEGDWPSCYTLNRYVKQYVGSASNAREALRNYTRWPTWMWANEEILQFTQWLYDYNKPQLVKNKVGFYGIDVYSLWESIDEILKHLEKTGSPELDAARKAFACFDPYGREPQNYGVSAAFLSESCEEEVVKLLGNLQTRRQRCDNVDDALLSDELNALVAVNAERYFRSMVRGGPDSWNVRDHHMVEALERIKSYHGQAAKAIVWEHNTHIGDARATDMNADGMINVGQLVREKYGEERVYVVGFGTHRGTVTASDRWGGEIKTMKVPDAQQNSWEDIMHRAGAFDKMLLFDREESLFVEPVGHRAIGVVYNSWHDRGNYVPSIISQRYDAFIYIDESHALSPLKQDVLHIEHSTNLCVRKRDVL
- a CDS encoding WGxxGxxG family protein, producing the protein MSINLSFTTKYIIVLKSKLERGNQMKKILLIGFISCLMMFNSISVSAESNAITPGQELRYDVNLVTNDTNRALNTDDYQNYRINNYNTPLNANNYRTTATSDNRGSNWGWLGLLGLLGLAGMRSRATDRDRDRA
- a CDS encoding DinB family protein → MNAIEAIIQNLNEIRRRSMIIWGSIPHEFLDWRPDSEAMSIKEMIRHVLDSEHYYHLALLNEGSLTAYESPYEARTFTTLKEELIFSETYRNEFMNTVKSYTQEDLTRIQIDRKDVGYIRSLGDMLLRIAYHEAVHSGQLLDYLRVAGLKRPKVWD